The genomic region CAGCAGTGAAAGGGGAGAGTATTTTATTAATTGACAATGCGTTCACGCGTTGAACGATTTAATTATATATTTATTCCCCTAATAAATACAAGGACTTAGCGATAGTCTGGCAAGCCTGAAAAAGTTTCTAACGCATGCGACATTCCTCCGCAGGAACTTATCAAAAATTTCCCCCAGTTCTTGAGAGACCGTAAATCTTGAACGAGTAAAGGTAATCGGTGAAAGTCAATAGAAAATCTTCTACCCCGGAGATGCAAAAATTCGGACGGTGCTGTTACGTCCGAATCATTCGTCCCGTTCCTGTTACAATATCCGTATGAAGCTCACGACTGAAGAGAACCTTGTGCTCATTCTTTCCCAGCCCACTCCTTCTGGCCAAGTCATGCAGAAAGTTCAGGCGCTTCTGTTCGACAGATCAACACCGATTGATTACGACTGGCTGCTTCAGTTGGCAAACCTGAACCAGGTAACACCACTGCTTTATAAAAATCTTTCAGATCTTCAGATCTTTCCTCCGGAGTTCATGCAGCGTCTGTTGACGCACTACATAGCGACCATTCAACGTAATGCAGATCATCTCGATGAGACCTTATATATTGTCGATATCTTACGCAGGGCCGGAATCCGCTCCATCCCCCTGAAGGGCTCTTTTGCTGCTGAGACGTTGTTCGGAGATATTGGCCTGTACCCCACCTCTGATATAGATCTGCTCATTCCGCTGGATGATCTAAATCAGGCGCGAGCGAGTCTTATTGCAGCCGAATATGATCTCAGCGGAGAGCTCAGTGAGCAGGATCAACTGGCGGGTTCCTACCATCTTCGCTTCCGAAAGAAAAACACTGTGCTCGAACTGCATTGGAACCTGGTGAGAAGATATTTCCAAGCATCTTCTGCTTACTGGCGGAAGGATACCGGAGAGACGGCATTGAGAGGAAGGACTGTCGCCCGTCTTTCAAATGAGAATTATCTTCTTTATCTAATCTTCAGGCTTTTCTGCAAGGCCTTTATGCCGCTTCATCATTTTGTGCTTATGCCGGCACTTCTGAGTCAGGATTTTGATTGGCAGAAGTTCATGGCTTCTGCAAGGAAGCTACGGATGAGGAGGCTGGCTATGTTTACGCTGAAGCTCATGCATGATTCATTTGGCTTAAATATTCCGGATGTGATAACCAAAACAAATATGCTCGGCTATGACTTGCTTAAACGGTTTGTCATCCGGAGCCTATTTAGGCAGGATATTTATCCCCATCTCAGGATGTCCCTGTTTCTTCTCCTGCTTGACTCCCCCGCTGATATTTTCAAGGCGCTTTTTGAAAGAATATTTCCGGCTCCGGCTGAGATTCGCCTGCGTTACAATATCCCCGGGAGCTCTCTAAAGACTCTCTTCTATTACATCCTGAATCCTTTCATTATGATCTTAAAAAAGACGAAGAGATTTTAAAGCGTGAATCGTGATGAGTAAACGGCTAAAGGACAAGGAGCTGTTAGCAATGATATGCCGTATGCGTAATACATAAACTGTTAAAATCTAAACGGATGGCGGAGAGCGGCCGTAATTCGTGAGACGTGAATAGTTGACAAGCTGGCAATCTGGAACGGC from Nitrospirota bacterium harbors:
- a CDS encoding nucleotidyltransferase family protein, whose amino-acid sequence is MKLTTEENLVLILSQPTPSGQVMQKVQALLFDRSTPIDYDWLLQLANLNQVTPLLYKNLSDLQIFPPEFMQRLLTHYIATIQRNADHLDETLYIVDILRRAGIRSIPLKGSFAAETLFGDIGLYPTSDIDLLIPLDDLNQARASLIAAEYDLSGELSEQDQLAGSYHLRFRKKNTVLELHWNLVRRYFQASSAYWRKDTGETALRGRTVARLSNENYLLYLIFRLFCKAFMPLHHFVLMPALLSQDFDWQKFMASARKLRMRRLAMFTLKLMHDSFGLNIPDVITKTNMLGYDLLKRFVIRSLFRQDIYPHLRMSLFLLLLDSPADIFKALFERIFPAPAEIRLRYNIPGSSLKTLFYYILNPFIMILKKTKRF